CTGCCCTGGGGCAGGAATGAAGGAATCGCTGCCAGGTTACCAAGGTGCATTTCCTGAGAGCCCAAGACCTGACTCAGAGGccggaggagggaggagggaggggacctcccccttgggcttcccgcATAGCCTCTGATGCCCAGCCCCTCAGCCTGCCCGCAGCAATGCCACAAGGCCACACAGGTGCCTGTGTTTACACCTTTACTGTCCCGCTCCTCCCGCCACCCCCAAGGATTCCTGGGTTCAAAATAGCCCGGGCACTGAGGCCCAATTAGCCCGAGCCGCTGCAATCTAGGTGGGTGGGGCCCTTGAGGTTCCAGCCGGCTGGGCCACATTCCAGCCACACTGGGCGGGAAGTAGAGGGTGGGAAGTAGAAGGGGGAAGTGGCGCCGGGACCCTAGCCCCTCAGCTCTGGATCAGGAGAGTCAGCAGGAGCAGGAAGTGGACTGCACGCGGGGATCCTGAGGCCTTGGCCAGTTCTGGAGGACAGAGGTTGCTGCCTCCAGTAGGCCAGTGTGGGGAGCCACTGGAAGGCAGGAAGTGGGCCTCTCCCACTGTCTGGGAGATCCAGGCCTCTTCAGGACCAATGGCGGCAAACAGCTCCCGGCTCCCTGGAACAGCCATGCCCACGAGGACCCAGGAGCCTTCCGCTGTCTGGCATAGGAGGGGCGGTGCTGAGGTCATCTGCAGAGTCGGAGCGAGGCCACGTGGGTCTGCTGCCCTTCCTCTTGgtcccctgccccttcccccagggtcTGGCCACGAAGCACTCTGGTCTGCATCCCTAGACATCCAGGTCCCCAGTTTCTCTCCGGGGTCCAGCTAGGGTCCCATTTGGGGCCAAACACCCAATAATTCcagtcctggccaggtgcggtggctcatgcctgtaatcccagcactttgggaggccaaggtgggcggatcatttgagccaggagtttgagtccagcctggctaacacggtgaaaccccgtctctactaaaaatacaaaaatcaaccaggcgtggtggtgcatgcttgcaatcccagctactagggaggctgaagcaggagaactgctcgaacctgggaggtagaggctgcagtgagccaagatcgtgccactgcactccagcctgggcgacacagagacTCAGTGTCACAAGTATGTCTCAACAACCAAGCCACTCTTCCAATCCTGCTCTCTCTCTAGGGTACCACAGTCCAACACTGCCTCTCTCCTGCCTACTCCGGGATGCCCAGGCCCCTTTACCTCACACCTGTTCTCCTGCCCCTCTGCATACAGGACACAGAGGGTTCCAGGGGGCAGGATTCCCTGATAGAGGCAGTGGCAGATTCGTGGTGTCAAGATGGAGACAGCAGCAGCCACAGGGACTGGGGAGAGGAGACAGACTTGTTCCAGGGCTCTGGCCTCCAGCCACTCCTTGTTCCCGCAACCCAGGAGTCTCACCTCGGTCCTGGGGTTCTTTCCAGCCCAACACCCAGCAGCTGGACCCCGGAGGGATACCCGCCGGGTGGAGACAGATGGGTAGGGCTGATGGGGAGGGCTCCACCCGGGAGCTCAGCTCCAGGAGGGCCAAGGGGGGCCTGAGTCCCAGGTGCCGGGGCAGCCGGATGCTGATGACCAAGCGGGATACCTGGTGGCCCTGTGGGAGGGGGCTGGCCCCTGCCCGGCCCAGATACACTTCAATGTAAGGCACTGTTGTAGAGCCTGGCCTGTTGGAACAAGGCCCAATGTAACCTTCTGCTCCTCCCATTGCAGGCAAAGTCCTTTCCAGCCCAGGGGAAGGGTGACTCTCTGGGGTCATGCCACTCACTCCTTCATCATCTCTCCTTCCAAATCTCCCTTCCAGGTCAAAACATCTCCCAGTGCTGTAAGATTCTTCCCTCACGCCCCACCccggacagagtcttgctctgtcgcccaggctgcagtgcagtggtgcagtcttgggtcactgaaacctctgcctcccgggtttgagtgattctcctgcctcagcctcccaagtagctgggtaacgttacaggtgcctgccaccacccctggctaacttttgtatttttagtagaggggtttcaccatattggccaggctggtcttgaactcctgactttgtgatccgcccgcctcggcctcccaatgtgctaagattacagacatgagccattgcgcctggctgtAAGATGCTTAAAAGGAGACTATCCCACTATTTTAAGAgtcctctgggccaggcacggtggctcatgcctataatcctagcacattggccaaggcaggaggattgcttgaggccggcctgggcaacacagcaagatcccattgttaatttttttcaaacaaacaaacaaacaaacaacaaaaacaagtctTTGGCTCTGTTCCATTCTCCCATCCCGCCTCTCGCCTAGGAGATGAGTAAGACCCACCTGAGGACACAGTGAGTGGCTGCCAGGACCCAGCCTGGGGCCAGAAGGATCCCAGTGCAGACTCGATCACCAGCCACATGCACCTCTGCCAGCCAGGGCCAAAGGACCCCCACTGGAGCAGCCTCCGGCCGCAGGCCACAGGCTAGGGAGAGGAGGTGGCTACCTTAGTTGGGGCCCCATGGCTGACCCCTGAGCCCCTGCCATGGGTCTATGCACCCCCAGGAGCCCCTAGAGCCCAAAGGCGTCCTGCTCACCACCATGCTGTGTGTGTGGGGGACAAGtctgtgtctcagtctcctccCCATCAGGGCCCCAATCCCAGGCTAGCTGGTCCTCCAGGTAGGCTCCCTGAGTCACATGGCTGATCCATGGGCCATGGGTCTGCACAGGGAAGAAGGCTCGGGGACGTAGACAGCCACTGGGGAAGTCTCTGATTCCAGCCAGAAACCAGGTCCCCTCTTCCTGGCACAAAAGGCTCCAACGCGAGTCATTCTGCAGCAACAAAGTGCATGTGTTACTTTCCTCTGCGTGTGTGCAGAGAATATCAGAACTCCTGGGGCTTTCCAGGACTCCAGATTTTCCCATTTGCAGAAATATCAAGTTCCACATTCTCCAAATCAGACTCCAAATACTAATTTGTGTAAGAATTCAGCCCTCACTTTAGGATTCTCCTTAAATCCAGGGACAGAGAGACACCATAGCACCAGCTCAGGGCCCGCTTCAGCCCCCTCCCAGAAGTTCTCCAGggccaggccccgcccccagTTCGTTCTGGCCCCGCCTCCACTCTGGCTCCGCCCCATTCCCAGTTCCGCAAGTCCCGCCCCTCCCTAGAGCCCACTCAGACCCGCCTTCCCCAGGCCCCGCTCCCTCCCTAGAGCCCACTTGGACTCGCCTTCCACAGGCCCCGCCCTCTTCCCAGAGCCCTCTCGGACCCGCGTTCcgcaggccccgcccccgccgcttACCCAGCAGtggcccgcctccgcctcctcctGGTAGGCAGGGCAGAGCGCGTGCGGCGGGTCTCCCGGCGGCGGCACTGCCGCCCCCTGGCGGCCATACAGGCAGTGGCACCACCAGCCGCCTAACAGCTCTGCCTCCAGCAGCGCGCCTGGGCCAAGCGCGGGTTCTGGAAGGGAAAAGGCAGGGAGCTCGCGCTGCGGCGCAGACGGCCCCTGCACCACCCGGTGCCGCCCCGGCCAGCGCCGGGCCCCGGCTCACCCCCGCGGCCCCAGCGGGCCAGGCGGCAGCGGCTTCCGGGCAGGAAGTAGTGTTCCGGGTGGGGTAGGCACACGGGCCTCGGAGCCGCGCTCAGGTTCACAGGCGTGCGCAGCTGCAGCAGCGCCAGGTCCGAGGAGTCGTCCCACGAGGCGTTCTCGTGCTGCACCAGGCTTGCCACCCGCTCCGCGCGTGGGCGTGAGGGTAGCAGCACGCGCCAGGCGTCGAGGTCGCGGGGCGGCCTGTCGGAGGTGCTCGGGCTGCGGAATAGGGGGCGAGGGACGTGGGCCGGATCCCGCACACGTGGCTAGAAACCTCGCACCCCTGGCTTAGACTCGCCTGGCGAGGATCCTGCATCCTGGCGGGATCCCCACGCTACCCCCATTCCAGCGGCTCACTTACACCCCCGCCTCCGGGATTGAACTTCTACCATGCTTCTATCCACCCCTGCCAGGCCAGGACCCCTCTTTTTGTGCTGGATCCTACACCTCCGAATGGGATCCCGCACGCCCCACACCCCccaggggaggggctggggccaaATAAATGGTGTCTCAGGCTGATGTAGGGAGGGGCAAGGATCGGCTTGAAACGTAGATTTTCACTCACTACAGAAAGCAGCTGGCAGGTGCCAAGACCCAGCTTTCAGACACCAGTGCCCCATGGCAGGGTCTGGATCCTGGTACcatcacctgggcctcccagggCCAGGCCCCTGGCCGCGGGGCCTTCCCACACTCTGAGAGGCGAGAGACCTGGGTCAGTGGGCCTCCTGCACCCCAATCACTCCCAGCAGTCTCCATCCCAACTCACTCTCCCGCGTCCCACTCACATCCAGGGGTGCCACCCACTCACCAGGCAGGGCAATGGTACAGTTCTCCCTGGGCTCCTGGGGATCTGACTGGGGCTTCTGAGGCTGGATTGGAAAGGCAGGGCCAGGCTCTGAACCCATCACCTGTTCTCGTATCCATGCCTCATAGTTAGCCAC
The genomic region above belongs to Piliocolobus tephrosceles isolate RC106 chromosome 17, ASM277652v3, whole genome shotgun sequence and contains:
- the PRSS36 gene encoding polyserase-2 isoform X2, coding for MLCAGYPEGRRDTCQGDSGGPLVCEEGGRWFQAGITSFGFGCGRRNRPGVFTAVANYEAWIREQVMGSEPGPAFPIQPQKPQSDPQEPRENCTIALPECGKAPRPGAWPWEAQVMVPGSRPCHGALVSESWVLAPASCFLYPSTSDRPPRDLDAWRVLLPSRPRAERVASLVQHENASWDDSSDLALLQLRTPVNLSAAPRPVCLPHPEHYFLPGSRCRLARWGRGEPALGPGALLEAELLGGWWCHCLYGRQGAAVPPPGDPPHALCPAYQEEAEAGHCWNDSRWSLLCQEEGTWFLAGIRDFPSGCLRPRAFFPVQTHGPWISHVTQGAYLEDQLAWDWGPDGEETETQTCPPHTQHGACGLRPEAAPVGVLWPWLAEVHVAGDRVCTGILLAPGWVLAATHCVLRPGSTTVPYIEVYLGRAGASPLPQGHQVSRLVISIRLPRHLGLRPPLALLELSSRVEPSPSALPICLHPAGIPPGSSCWVLGWKEPQDRVPVAAAVSILTPRICHCLYQGILPPGTLCVLYAEGQENRCEMTSAPPLLCQTAEGSWVLVGMAVPGSRELFAAIGPEEAWISQTVGEAHFLPSSGSPHWPTGGSNLCPPELAKASGSPRAVHFLLLLTLLIQS
- the PRSS36 gene encoding polyserase-2 isoform X4 translates to MGSEPGPAFPIQPQKPQSDPQEPRENCTIALPECGKAPRPGAWPWEAQVMVPGSRPCHGALVSESWVLAPASCFLYPSTSDRPPRDLDAWRVLLPSRPRAERVASLVQHENASWDDSSDLALLQLRTPVNLSAAPRPVCLPHPEHYFLPGSRCRLARWGRGEPALGPGALLEAELLGGWWCHCLYGRQGAAVPPPGDPPHALCPAYQEEAEAGHCWNDSRWSLLCQEEGTWFLAGIRDFPSGCLRPRAFFPVQTHGPWISHVTQGAYLEDQLAWDWGPDGEETETQTCPPHTQHGACGLRPEAAPVGVLWPWLAEVHVAGDRVCTGILLAPGWVLAATHCVLRPGSTTVPYIEVYLGRAGASPLPQGHQVSRLVISIRLPRHLGLRPPLALLELSSRVEPSPSALPICLHPAGIPPGSSCWVLGWKEPQDRVPVAAAVSILTPRICHCLYQGILPPGTLCVLYAEGQENRCEMTSAPPLLCQTAEGSWVLVGMAVPGSRELFAAIGPEEAWISQTVGEAHFLPSSGSPHWPTGGSNLCPPELAKASGSPRAVHFLLLLTLLIQS
- the PRSS36 gene encoding polyserase-2 isoform X1, whose amino-acid sequence is MQRTRPSQGGFLGEGRRWCILGQKKGDSGGPLVCEEGGRWFQAGITSFGFGCGRRNRPGVFTAVANYEAWIREQVMGSEPGPAFPIQPQKPQSDPQEPRENCTIALPECGKAPRPGAWPWEAQVMVPGSRPCHGALVSESWVLAPASCFLYPSTSDRPPRDLDAWRVLLPSRPRAERVASLVQHENASWDDSSDLALLQLRTPVNLSAAPRPVCLPHPEHYFLPGSRCRLARWGRGEPALGPGALLEAELLGGWWCHCLYGRQGAAVPPPGDPPHALCPAYQEEAEAGHCWNDSRWSLLCQEEGTWFLAGIRDFPSGCLRPRAFFPVQTHGPWISHVTQGAYLEDQLAWDWGPDGEETETQTCPPHTQHGACGLRPEAAPVGVLWPWLAEVHVAGDRVCTGILLAPGWVLAATHCVLRPGSTTVPYIEVYLGRAGASPLPQGHQVSRLVISIRLPRHLGLRPPLALLELSSRVEPSPSALPICLHPAGIPPGSSCWVLGWKEPQDRVPVAAAVSILTPRICHCLYQGILPPGTLCVLYAEGQENRCEMTSAPPLLCQTAEGSWVLVGMAVPGSRELFAAIGPEEAWISQTVGEAHFLPSSGSPHWPTGGSNLCPPELAKASGSPRAVHFLLLLTLLIQS
- the PRSS36 gene encoding polyserase-2 isoform X3 — translated: MQRTRPSQGGFLGEGRRWCILGQKKVQDLFEEASINECGKAPRPGAWPWEAQVMVPGSRPCHGALVSESWVLAPASCFLYPSTSDRPPRDLDAWRVLLPSRPRAERVASLVQHENASWDDSSDLALLQLRTPVNLSAAPRPVCLPHPEHYFLPGSRCRLARWGRGEPALGPGALLEAELLGGWWCHCLYGRQGAAVPPPGDPPHALCPAYQEEAEAGHCWNDSRWSLLCQEEGTWFLAGIRDFPSGCLRPRAFFPVQTHGPWISHVTQGAYLEDQLAWDWGPDGEETETQTCPPHTQHGACGLRPEAAPVGVLWPWLAEVHVAGDRVCTGILLAPGWVLAATHCVLRPGSTTVPYIEVYLGRAGASPLPQGHQVSRLVISIRLPRHLGLRPPLALLELSSRVEPSPSALPICLHPAGIPPGSSCWVLGWKEPQDRVPVAAAVSILTPRICHCLYQGILPPGTLCVLYAEGQENRCEMTSAPPLLCQTAEGSWVLVGMAVPGSRELFAAIGPEEAWISQTVGEAHFLPSSGSPHWPTGGSNLCPPELAKASGSPRAVHFLLLLTLLIQS